One Obesumbacterium proteus DNA window includes the following coding sequences:
- a CDS encoding endonuclease/exonuclease/phosphatase family protein, whose translation MRYVAGLPAERVFPGAMNELGQTLPVTQSLPTDNVLRIMVWNIFKQQRSDWLSVLKEYGRSSQLVLLQEAQTTPELVKFATSNYLTADQVPAFSFPQHPSGVMTLAAAHPVYCCPLREKEPLIRLSKSALVTVYPLFDGRLLMVVNIHAVNFSLGVDVYSKQLDPIGEQIALHKGPVIMAGDFNAWSKQRINALQRFASGMELQEVNFTNDRRRTAFGRPLDFVFYRGLGVVEASVLVTQASDHNPLLVDFKPD comes from the coding sequence ATGAGGTATGTGGCGGGTCTTCCTGCTGAGCGAGTATTCCCCGGCGCAATGAATGAGCTGGGGCAAACATTGCCCGTTACTCAATCTCTTCCAACAGATAATGTTCTACGCATTATGGTGTGGAACATCTTTAAGCAGCAACGTTCAGACTGGCTATCAGTGTTAAAAGAATATGGTCGAAGCTCGCAGCTGGTTCTTTTGCAAGAGGCGCAAACTACGCCTGAATTAGTCAAATTTGCGACAAGCAATTATCTTACCGCCGATCAGGTTCCTGCGTTTTCATTTCCGCAGCACCCTTCTGGCGTGATGACTTTGGCCGCGGCACACCCGGTTTATTGCTGCCCGTTGCGAGAAAAAGAACCGTTAATTCGGTTGTCGAAATCTGCGCTAGTGACTGTTTATCCGCTGTTTGATGGCCGGTTATTAATGGTTGTGAATATCCATGCGGTGAATTTTAGCTTGGGTGTGGACGTATATAGTAAACAGCTCGATCCTATTGGCGAACAGATAGCGCTGCATAAAGGCCCAGTTATCATGGCTGGTGATTTTAACGCTTGGAGCAAACAGCGCATCAATGCGCTACAGAGGTTTGCAAGTGGGATGGAGCTACAGGAGGTCAACTTCACCAACGATCGCCGTCGTACTGCCTTTGGACGACCATTAGACTTTGTTTTCTACCGTGGTCTTGGTGTTGTTGAGGCATCGGTGCTAGTTACACAGGCATCTGACCATAATCCGTTGTTGGTCGATTTCAAACCTGACTAA
- the mltD gene encoding murein transglycosylase D — translation MKAKAIIFASMLLVGCQGVNHHAKEPEQYAQSLSSVSRSEAGQPSKDARATSARWLNESSSDIAQKDLWGFISDDLKMKVPDNSRIREQKNKFLRNKSYLHDVTLRAEPYMYWIVEQIKQRKMPMELVLLPIVESAFNPHATSSANAAGLWQIVPQTGRNYGLKQNQWYDGRRDVAASTTAALDMMQRMNRMFGGDWLLTVAAFNSGEGRVMQAVKANKRKGLPTDFWSLSLPRETSIYVPKMLALSDLIKNNKRYGIKLPQSNDQRALAKVDVGQQIQLTQAAEMAGMSLTKIKAFNPGYKKNVTAPNGPHYIMVPKAHVEQFKDSLAEGEIAAIQPNAQLASTNTSSKAKVSGYKVRSGDTISAIAKRLNISQKELLSMNNLRSNSKLKAGQTLQVANNASTSIADNSSITYKVRKGDSLASIAKRHGVNINDVMRWNSVITKASQIQPGDMLTLYVRDSANSNS, via the coding sequence ATGAAGGCTAAAGCAATTATCTTTGCCTCTATGTTGCTGGTCGGGTGCCAAGGCGTAAACCACCACGCTAAAGAGCCCGAACAGTATGCACAGAGTTTGTCTTCAGTCAGTCGAAGTGAAGCAGGACAGCCCTCAAAGGACGCTCGAGCGACCTCCGCGCGATGGCTCAACGAAAGTAGTAGTGACATTGCGCAGAAAGATTTGTGGGGCTTCATTAGTGACGATCTGAAGATGAAGGTTCCGGACAATAGCCGGATCCGCGAACAAAAAAATAAGTTTTTAAGAAATAAGAGCTATCTCCACGATGTAACATTACGGGCAGAGCCGTATATGTACTGGATAGTCGAGCAGATTAAGCAACGTAAAATGCCGATGGAACTGGTACTACTACCCATAGTGGAGAGCGCTTTTAACCCACACGCAACGTCATCAGCTAACGCCGCAGGGCTTTGGCAGATAGTTCCTCAGACGGGGCGCAATTACGGGTTGAAACAGAACCAGTGGTATGACGGTCGACGTGATGTTGCCGCCTCTACTACCGCCGCATTGGATATGATGCAGCGAATGAACCGCATGTTTGGCGGTGACTGGTTATTGACGGTGGCTGCATTCAATAGCGGTGAAGGCCGTGTGATGCAGGCAGTCAAAGCGAATAAGCGTAAAGGTTTGCCGACTGATTTTTGGTCATTATCATTGCCACGCGAAACATCTATCTATGTTCCAAAGATGCTAGCACTGAGCGATCTGATCAAAAATAATAAACGTTATGGCATTAAACTGCCGCAGTCTAACGACCAACGTGCACTGGCAAAAGTTGATGTAGGGCAACAGATTCAGTTGACTCAGGCCGCAGAAATGGCGGGCATGTCTCTGACGAAGATTAAGGCATTTAATCCTGGTTACAAAAAGAATGTAACCGCGCCAAATGGCCCGCACTACATCATGGTGCCAAAAGCACATGTTGAGCAGTTTAAAGATTCACTGGCCGAAGGCGAGATTGCAGCAATCCAGCCCAACGCACAGTTAGCATCAACGAACACCTCGTCTAAAGCGAAGGTTTCAGGCTATAAAGTTCGTTCGGGCGATACGATATCTGCAATTGCTAAGCGTTTAAATATCAGTCAGAAAGAGTTGTTGAGCATGAATAACCTGCGCAGCAACAGCAAACTGAAAGCCGGTCAGACATTGCAGGTGGCGAATAACGCCAGCACGTCGATCGCTGATAACAGCAGCATTACTTACAAGGTACGTAAAGGCGACTCACTGGCCAGCATTGCAAAACGTCATGGTGTAAACATCAATGATGTGATGCGTTGGAACAGCGTCATTACTAAAGCGAGTCAAATCCAGCCTGGCGATATGCTAACGCTGTATGTAAGAGACTCAGCTAACTCCAATAGCTAA